In Pongo abelii isolate AG06213 chromosome 22, NHGRI_mPonAbe1-v2.0_pri, whole genome shotgun sequence, the following are encoded in one genomic region:
- the LOC112130480 gene encoding keratin-associated protein 12-1 isoform X2, which yields MQPHATMCHTSCSSGCQPACCVPSPCQASCYVPVGCQSSVCVPVSLKPIVCVAPSCQSSLCVPVSCRPVVYAAPSCQSSGCCQPSCTSVLCRPVSCSTSSCC from the exons ATGCAGCCACACGCCACCATGTGCCATACCAGCTGCTCCTCAGGCTGCCAGCCAGCCTGCTGTGTGCCCAGCCCCTGCCAGGCATCCTGTTACGTCCCTGTGGGCTGCCAGTCCTCCGTGTGCGTGCCCGTGAGCCTCAA GCCCATTGTGTGCGTGGCCCCCTCCTGCCAGTCCTccctgtgtgtgcctgtgagcTGCAGGCCCGTCGTGTATGCGGCTCCCTCCTGCCAGTCCTCTGGGTGCTGCCAGCCTTCCTGCACCAGCGTCCTCTGCAGACCCGTCTCCTGCAGCACCTCTTCCTGCTGCTGA
- the LOC112130480 gene encoding keratin-associated protein 12-1 isoform X3: MQPHATMCHTSCSSGCQPACCVPSPCQASCYVPVGCQSSVCVPVSLKSAVCMPVRCQSSVCVPVSYRPVVYAAPSCQSSGCCQPSCTSVLCRPVSCSTSSCC, encoded by the exons ATGCAGCCACACGCCACCATGTGCCATACCAGCTGCTCCTCAGGCTGCCAGCCAGCCTGCTGTGTGCCCAGCCCCTGCCAGGCATCCTGTTACGTCCCTGTGGGCTGCCAGTCCTCCGTGTGCGTGCCCGTGAGCCTCAAGTCAGCCGTGTGCATGCCCGTGAGATGTCAgtcctctgtgtgtgtgcctgtgagcTACAG GCCCGTCGTGTATGCGGCTCCCTCCTGCCAGTCCTCTGGGTGCTGCCAGCCTTCCTGCACCAGCGTCCTCTGCAGACCCGTCTCCTGCAGCACCTCTTCCTGCTGCTGA
- the LOC100447911 gene encoding keratin-associated protein 12-1 isoform X2 has product MCHTSCSSGCQPACCMPSPCQPACSVCMPVSCQSSVCVPVSCRPIVCAAPSCQSAVCVPVSCRPVVYAAPSCQSSGCCQPSCTSVLCRPISYSIPSCC; this is encoded by the exons ATGTGCCATACCAGCTGCTCCTCGGGCTGCCAGCCAGCCTGCTGCATGCCCAGCCCCTGCCAGCCAGCCTGTT CCGTGTGCATGCCCGTGAGCTGCCAGtcttctgtgtgtgtgcctgtgagcTGCAGGCCCATTGTGTGTGCGGCCCCCTCCTGCCAGTCCGccgtgtgtgtgcctgtgagcTGCAGGCCTGTCGTGTATGCGGCTCCCTCCTGCCAGTCCTCTGGGTGCTGCCAGCCTTCCTGCACCAGCGTCCTCTGCAGACCCATCTCCTACAGTATCCCTTCCTGCTGCTGA
- the LOC100447911 gene encoding keratin-associated protein 12-2 isoform X1, with the protein MCHTSCSSGCQPACCMPSPCQPACCVPSPCQASCCVPVGCQSSVCVPVSFKPAVCVPVSCQSSVCVPVSFKSAVCMPVSCQSSVCVPVSCRPIVCAAPSCQSAVCVPVSCRPVVYAAPSCQSSGCCQPSCTSVLCRPISYSIPSCC; encoded by the coding sequence ATGTGCCATACCAGCTGCTCCTCGGGCTGCCAGCCAGCCTGCTGCATGCCCAGCCCCTGCCAGCCAGCCTGTTGTGTGCCCAGCCCCTGCCAGGCATCCTGCTGTGTGCCTGTGGGCTGCCAGTCCTccgtgtgtgtgcctgtgagcTTCAAGCCAGCCGTGTGCGTGCCCGTGAGCTGCCAGTCTTCTGTGTGTGTGCCCGTGAGCTTCAAGTCAGCCGTGTGCATGCCCGTGAGCTGCCAGtcttctgtgtgtgtgcctgtgagcTGCAGGCCCATTGTGTGTGCGGCCCCCTCCTGCCAGTCCGccgtgtgtgtgcctgtgagcTGCAGGCCTGTCGTGTATGCGGCTCCCTCCTGCCAGTCCTCTGGGTGCTGCCAGCCTTCCTGCACCAGCGTCCTCTGCAGACCCATCTCCTACAGTATCCCTTCCTGCTGCTGA
- the LOC112130480 gene encoding keratin-associated protein 12-1 isoform X1 produces the protein MQPHATMCHTSCSSGCQPACCVPSPCQASCYVPVGCQSSVCVPVSLKSAVCMPVRCQSSVCSSLCVPVSCRPVVYAAPSCQSSGCCQPSCTSVLCRPVSCSTSSCC, from the exons ATGCAGCCACACGCCACCATGTGCCATACCAGCTGCTCCTCAGGCTGCCAGCCAGCCTGCTGTGTGCCCAGCCCCTGCCAGGCATCCTGTTACGTCCCTGTGGGCTGCCAGTCCTCCGTGTGCGTGCCCGTGAGCCTCAAGTCAGCCGTGTGCATGCCCGTGAGATGTCAgtcctctgtgtgt TCCTccctgtgtgtgcctgtgagcTGCAGGCCCGTCGTGTATGCGGCTCCCTCCTGCCAGTCCTCTGGGTGCTGCCAGCCTTCCTGCACCAGCGTCCTCTGCAGACCCGTCTCCTGCAGCACCTCTTCCTGCTGCTGA